A window from Calliopsis andreniformis isolate RMS-2024a chromosome 7, iyCalAndr_principal, whole genome shotgun sequence encodes these proteins:
- the LOC143181570 gene encoding uncharacterized protein LOC143181570 → MDIATTAEKDDNINKIQIILSMLKKQIDQYGFREDNTKSKTDLMRGQRIKKLTMEAKDLLNQYHKIKKEIHHYEKKLEKTLKKTVKHMKIQVVEDQMKLESLKEQYTEATHQADAEKGGPKKKTRLYLKSGNNNRITRLRPRPMFMQRMTSHNKKIKIKIKTNKKLGRREITFVNDDQQSITKLVKNVEPTKALNTRECKITLQKLTEEQTRRYIGQKQKRMVKTRRKQKQTSNESSQRANRKQSRQEPNWHIKIPRSVLEESQKESSSSELNVSSIMEDTTK, encoded by the coding sequence ATGGATATAGCAACAACTGCAGAGAAAGATGACAATATCAACAAAATTCAAATAATCTTGAGTATGCTGAAGAAGCAAATAGATCAGTACGGCTTCAGAGAGGACAACACAAAATCGAAGACGGATCTGATGAGAGGTCAGAGGATCAAGAAGCTGACGATGGAAGCGAAGGATTTGCTGAATCAGTATCATAAAATTAAGAAAGAAATACACCACTATGAGAAAAAGCTGGAGAAGACGTTGAAGAAAACAGTAAAGCACATGAAGATACAGGTGGTGGAGGATCAAATGAAACTGGAGAGCCTGAAAGAACAGTATACCGAAGCAACCCATCAGGCCGATGCTGAGAAGGGGGGTCCGAAGAAGAAGACGAGGTTATATCTGAAGTCGGGCAATAACAATCGTATTACGAGACTTAGACCACGACCAATGTTTATGCAAAGGATGACATCGCATAATAAGAAAATTAAGATCAAGATCAAGACAAACAAGAAACTAGGCAGACGGGAGATAACGTTCGTCAACGATGACCAACAATCGATTACTAAACTAGTAAAGAACGTAGAACCAACGAAAGCATTAAACACTCGAGAATGCAAAATTACGTTGCAAAAACTGACTGAAGAACAAACGAGACGATACATTGGGCAGAAACAGAAACGCATGGTCAAAACACGAAGAAAACAAAAGCAAACCTCTAACGAATCTTCGCAGCGGGCGAACAGAAAACAATCAAGACAAGAACCTAATTGGCATATTAAGATTCCGAGGTCGGTTTTAGAAGAAAGTCAGAAAGAAAGCTCTAGTTCTGAGCTAAATGTATCTTCCATCATGGAAGACACTACGAAATAA